From a region of the Candidatus Rhabdochlamydia sp. T3358 genome:
- a CDS encoding amino acid permease has protein sequence MISSSDKPRRVLSVFVLAMLNVSIMASLRNLPLVAEFGLSAIFFFLVVALFFLIPCALISAELATGWPKSGGVYIWVREALGDRWGFFAIWMQWIHNVAWYPVILSFVAGTLAYLISPSLSQNKFFILSVILLGFWGMTFFNYFGIKTSSWFSTIGVIAGTIAPGILIISLGAIWILEGRPTQMELSWQALIPEFKDISGLVFLAGLFLAFAGLEVSAGYASDVKNPRKNYPVAIVLAAVITFSLFMLGSLSIGAVIPKADISFVSGLMDACAIFFQYYQLTWILPILAFLLVIGAIAEVNSWLIGPVKGLYTTSIHGNLPPFFQKVNKRNVPTRLLLFQATIVSVAGFVFLYMPNVSGAFWILTALSAQSYLIMYILMFLSAIILRYSKPHVPRAYKVPFKNKGIWLFGSLGILTSLFVITLAFVPPAQLNTGNPWIYCAFLLSGLIFMCGIPFLIYARRKPSWVQKKH, from the coding sequence ATGATAAGCTCTTCTGACAAACCTAGACGGGTCTTAAGCGTATTTGTGCTTGCAATGTTAAACGTATCCATTATGGCAAGCTTACGCAATTTGCCTTTAGTTGCTGAGTTTGGATTAAGTGCCATTTTCTTTTTTCTCGTTGTTGCTCTTTTTTTCCTAATTCCTTGCGCCTTAATTTCTGCTGAATTAGCTACTGGTTGGCCAAAATCAGGAGGCGTTTATATTTGGGTTAGAGAAGCTCTAGGTGATCGCTGGGGTTTTTTTGCTATTTGGATGCAATGGATACATAATGTCGCTTGGTATCCGGTCATTTTATCCTTTGTAGCTGGTACTTTAGCCTATTTAATCTCCCCTAGTCTTTCCCAAAATAAATTTTTCATATTATCGGTGATTTTATTGGGGTTTTGGGGAATGACTTTTTTTAATTATTTTGGAATTAAAACATCCAGTTGGTTTAGCACTATTGGAGTAATTGCAGGAACTATTGCTCCTGGAATACTCATTATTTCATTAGGCGCGATCTGGATCTTAGAAGGACGTCCTACGCAAATGGAATTAAGCTGGCAGGCTTTAATCCCAGAGTTTAAAGACATTAGCGGCTTGGTTTTCTTAGCAGGACTATTTCTTGCATTTGCAGGTTTAGAGGTTTCTGCTGGTTATGCATCTGATGTAAAAAATCCTAGAAAAAATTATCCCGTAGCTATTGTATTAGCAGCAGTTATTACCTTTAGCTTATTTATGTTAGGCTCTCTTTCTATTGGAGCTGTGATTCCTAAAGCAGATATTAGCTTTGTTTCTGGCCTGATGGATGCGTGTGCCATCTTTTTTCAATATTACCAATTGACTTGGATTCTACCCATTTTAGCCTTTTTATTAGTCATTGGAGCTATAGCTGAGGTTAACTCTTGGTTAATTGGGCCTGTTAAAGGCTTATATACTACATCTATACACGGAAATTTACCCCCTTTTTTCCAAAAGGTAAACAAACGCAACGTCCCTACTCGACTGTTGCTGTTTCAAGCAACTATTGTTTCTGTAGCTGGATTTGTTTTTTTATATATGCCCAATGTAAGCGGTGCCTTTTGGATTCTTACCGCCTTAAGCGCTCAAAGCTATTTAATCATGTATATTCTGATGTTCCTATCAGCCATTATCCTTCGCTATTCCAAGCCGCATGTTCCTAGGGCTTATAAAGTTCCTTTTAAAAATAAAGGAATTTGGTTATTTGGTTCTTTAGGAATTCTCACTTCTTTATTTGTCATCACTCTTGCTTTTGTTCCTCCTGCTCAATTAAATACAGGAAATCCTTGGATTTACTGCGCTTTCCTATTAAGCGGTCTTATATTTATGTGCGGAATACCTTTTTTGATTTATGCACGCCGTAAACCTAGTTGGGTGCAAAAAAAGCATTAA
- a CDS encoding cation diffusion facilitator family transporter, whose amino-acid sequence MTKPAESIPITIHKTRSSRRQQMCKSMLIGIGLRLITVILELVGYSYFHSAALMADVFSSLIDIICSSCLILCIYLADKPPDQNHPFGHGRVEPLAGLQLSVLLMIAALVLGLQLVFHKASIEPPHSYAWSISLSVIIALECGFRYIKKIAIQQKSPVLLAEAFHYRIDMFSSLFAVIALLLATICPKYGYLFDHLGVIAIALLMMFMGAKTAWHNLQQLLDHVPETSYFEQVRLAALSVKGVFATEKIKIQIYGPDAHVGIDIEVAPQSSVQEAHRLTQLVRLEIQKSWPAVRDVIVHVEPHYPTNS is encoded by the coding sequence ATGACAAAGCCTGCCGAATCGATCCCAATCACTATACACAAAACGCGCAGTAGCAGAAGACAGCAGATGTGTAAATCTATGCTTATAGGGATTGGTTTGCGCTTAATAACTGTAATTTTGGAGCTAGTAGGGTACTCTTATTTTCATAGTGCAGCTCTTATGGCAGATGTTTTTTCTAGTTTAATAGATATTATTTGTAGTAGCTGCTTAATTTTATGTATCTATTTAGCGGATAAGCCTCCTGATCAAAATCATCCATTTGGACATGGTAGGGTAGAGCCGCTTGCGGGATTGCAATTAAGCGTTTTATTAATGATTGCAGCTTTGGTTTTAGGGTTGCAACTGGTATTTCATAAGGCTTCTATAGAGCCACCGCATTCCTACGCTTGGAGTATTTCTTTGAGCGTAATCATTGCCCTTGAATGCGGGTTTCGTTATATAAAAAAAATAGCAATTCAGCAAAAAAGCCCAGTTTTATTAGCGGAGGCCTTTCATTATCGAATAGATATGTTTAGCAGTCTATTCGCTGTGATAGCCTTGCTATTAGCTACTATTTGTCCAAAATATGGTTATTTGTTTGATCACTTAGGTGTTATAGCTATCGCTCTTTTAATGATGTTTATGGGAGCAAAAACTGCTTGGCATAATTTGCAGCAATTATTAGATCACGTACCTGAGACTAGTTATTTTGAGCAGGTGCGTTTAGCGGCTTTATCTGTAAAAGGTGTTTTTGCAACAGAAAAGATTAAGATTCAAATTTACGGCCCTGATGCTCATGTGGGAATCGATATTGAAGTAGCTCCGCAATCTTCTGTACAGGAGGCTCATAGGCTCACTCAATTGGTGCGTTTAGAAATTCAAAAGTCTTGGCCCGCAGTGCGTGATGTAATTGTTCATGTAGAACCCCATTATCCTACTAATTCTTAG
- a CDS encoding TMEM14 family protein, which produces MKITASILSVYGLLILVGGLIGHWKASSTASLVSGLLCGSILLLLSYAIARGKLLAQYIALAFIFTLDAFFTHRFAKSLHFFPAGMMSLLSLIVLIVIALKIRKTVKAR; this is translated from the coding sequence ATGAAAATCACTGCATCGATTTTAAGTGTATATGGCTTATTAATTTTGGTCGGAGGGTTAATTGGTCATTGGAAAGCCTCCAGCACAGCTTCTCTTGTTTCCGGGTTATTGTGTGGATCTATATTGCTCCTGCTATCTTATGCAATTGCTCGGGGTAAATTACTGGCGCAATACATAGCTTTAGCATTTATATTTACCCTGGATGCTTTCTTTACTCATCGCTTTGCAAAAAGCCTACATTTTTTTCCTGCTGGAATGATGAGTCTTTTAAGTTTAATCGTATTAATCGTTATTGCGTTGAAAATTCGCAAAACAGTTAAAGCTCGCTAA
- a CDS encoding FKBP-type peptidyl-prolyl cis-trans isomerase: MQTTKEKVSYVIGLETGKNLIQQFGEMDFKYVLEGIQHGTSGTEPQLPQEEIISIIEALKQQIQAKQKEFFTQLSEENKKRSEAFLLENKNKEGVVTLNSGLQYKILEKASKEGSHPTALDTVKIHYRGSYIDGKVFDSSYQREEPLVIGLNQVILGWSEILQKMQVGDTWQVFIPSYLAYGERGFEPHIGPNVALVFEMQLLGINN, from the coding sequence ATGCAGACGACTAAAGAAAAAGTAAGCTATGTCATTGGGTTAGAGACAGGAAAAAATTTAATACAACAATTTGGGGAGATGGATTTCAAATATGTCTTAGAAGGGATCCAACATGGCACTTCAGGCACAGAACCTCAACTACCCCAAGAAGAAATTATCTCCATTATAGAAGCACTTAAACAGCAAATTCAAGCTAAGCAAAAAGAGTTTTTTACTCAACTCTCTGAGGAAAATAAAAAAAGAAGTGAAGCTTTTTTATTAGAAAATAAAAATAAAGAGGGCGTAGTAACACTCAACAGCGGACTTCAGTATAAAATACTAGAAAAGGCTTCAAAAGAGGGTTCTCACCCAACTGCATTAGATACTGTAAAAATTCATTATCGAGGCTCTTATATTGATGGTAAAGTATTTGACTCTTCTTATCAAAGAGAAGAACCCTTAGTCATTGGTTTAAATCAAGTTATTTTAGGCTGGTCGGAAATTCTACAAAAAATGCAGGTCGGTGACACATGGCAGGTATTTATTCCTTCTTATTTGGCTTATGGAGAAAGAGGCTTTGAGCCTCATATCGGTCCTAATGTCGCTTTAGTTTTTGAAATGCAATTATTGGGCATTAACAATTAA
- a CDS encoding beta/gamma crystallin domain-containing protein, with the protein MPLTETTKTTPAPDEVIFFISENYTGKAYLSKLGDRINIYKEYPSLNDRLNSVKVGSSCELTVFQDDGFGGASQIFISDASKINVSGMSSFIVLDRREKEHAVSFTFKDASNEGRRMTLKSTNFPEGGENGVTQPNPTPAPGVDPNAPRVFAILKDSNGENTPIVVAIYVRKESGEYEDIGAAMYIYWQGGSVHVKELPDYGHPKLYHTQDGPIIHFTWR; encoded by the coding sequence ATGCCATTAACAGAGACAACTAAAACTACCCCAGCACCCGATGAGGTAATTTTCTTTATCAGCGAAAATTATACTGGGAAAGCTTATTTATCTAAACTTGGGGATAGAATTAATATTTATAAAGAATATCCCTCGTTGAATGATCGGCTAAACTCAGTAAAAGTAGGTAGCTCATGTGAATTGACTGTATTTCAGGATGATGGTTTTGGCGGCGCTTCACAGATATTCATTTCTGATGCCTCTAAGATAAATGTTTCTGGGATGAGCTCTTTTATTGTTCTTGATAGAAGGGAAAAAGAACACGCTGTTTCCTTTACTTTTAAAGATGCGTCCAATGAAGGGCGCCGTATGACTCTTAAAAGCACTAATTTTCCGGAGGGAGGGGAAAACGGTGTTACGCAACCTAACCCTACACCAGCTCCTGGGGTTGATCCAAATGCTCCACGAGTCTTTGCCATATTGAAAGATAGTAATGGTGAAAATACTCCTATAGTAGTAGCTATCTATGTTCGAAAAGAGAGTGGAGAATATGAAGATATAGGTGCTGCAATGTATATCTATTGGCAGGGGGGCAGCGTGCATGTGAAAGAGCTACCCGATTATGGACATCCAAAATTATACCACACACAAGATGGCCCAATCATTCATTTTACCTGGCGTTAA
- a CDS encoding multidrug efflux SMR transporter, with amino-acid sequence MSLAWFFLLLAGFFEICFTIALKFSQGFTRLIPSLITIIFIFFSFFCVSQAMKTIPIGTAYAVWAGIGAAGTVICGIIFFGDSYHIIRLISLSLIIIGIVGLKLAHID; translated from the coding sequence ATGTCACTCGCTTGGTTTTTTCTACTATTAGCTGGTTTTTTTGAAATTTGTTTTACAATTGCATTGAAGTTCAGTCAAGGGTTCACTCGTTTGATTCCAAGTTTAATTACCATTATCTTCATTTTTTTTAGTTTCTTTTGTGTATCTCAGGCAATGAAAACTATTCCCATTGGCACAGCATACGCTGTATGGGCAGGAATTGGCGCTGCTGGTACAGTAATTTGTGGGATCATCTTTTTTGGCGATTCCTATCATATCATACGCTTAATCTCTTTATCTCTAATCATTATTGGGATTGTAGGCTTAAAGTTAGCTCATATAGATTAA
- a CDS encoding nitroreductase family protein — translation MRHPFEEEVKKIRKAEYPIHGLILNRWSPRSMTAEEITDEELFPLFEAARWAPSSYNNQPWRFLYAKRNHPDWSLFFNLMIPFNQSWTKNASVLLLVISDKYFEHNRKPCRTHSFDTGAAWMCMALEGAWRGLVVHGMEGFDYEQAQESLKIPDNYQVEALVAIGKRAPFTLLSEELQQREKPSTRKPISEIAREGKFS, via the coding sequence ATGCGTCATCCTTTTGAAGAAGAGGTTAAAAAGATCAGAAAAGCAGAATACCCTATTCATGGGCTGATTCTTAATCGCTGGTCTCCTAGATCTATGACAGCGGAAGAAATTACAGATGAGGAACTCTTTCCCCTATTTGAAGCCGCTAGATGGGCTCCTTCCTCTTACAATAATCAACCTTGGCGCTTTTTATACGCTAAAAGAAACCATCCAGATTGGTCTTTATTTTTTAATTTGATGATCCCGTTTAATCAATCTTGGACAAAAAACGCCTCTGTTTTGCTTTTAGTTATTTCTGATAAGTATTTTGAACACAATCGTAAACCATGTCGTACACATAGCTTTGATACAGGCGCTGCTTGGATGTGCATGGCCCTAGAAGGCGCTTGGCGTGGATTGGTCGTTCATGGCATGGAAGGTTTTGACTATGAACAAGCTCAGGAGTCCTTAAAAATCCCAGATAACTATCAAGTAGAAGCACTTGTTGCTATTGGAAAAAGAGCTCCTTTTACTTTACTTTCAGAAGAATTGCAACAAAGAGAAAAACCTAGCACAAGAAAGCCCATTTCAGAAATTGCACGAGAAGGTAAATTCTCTTAA
- a CDS encoding histidine phosphatase family protein, translated as MKDLYLVRHGQTKWSITGQHTSSTDLSLTTQGCKQAGLLKNRLSKINFELVLTSPLKRSLETCELAGFSKVANIDAHLKEWNYGLYEGWTKQQILTKAPEWNIFTDGAPNGESVEDVKNRAHAILDKIQSTQGNVLIFSHGHFLRLFLTQWLQVPSDQANLFMLTTASISVLIFDGRIRVINTWNDLCHLYA; from the coding sequence ATGAAAGATCTTTATCTTGTTCGTCATGGGCAAACAAAATGGTCTATAACAGGTCAACATACTAGTTCTACTGATCTTTCTTTAACAACTCAAGGATGCAAGCAAGCAGGGCTTCTTAAGAACCGATTGTCCAAAATAAATTTTGAGCTTGTTTTAACCAGTCCACTTAAAAGGTCTTTAGAGACTTGCGAATTAGCGGGTTTTTCTAAAGTTGCAAATATAGATGCTCATTTAAAGGAATGGAACTATGGTCTCTATGAAGGATGGACAAAACAACAAATTCTTACAAAAGCTCCGGAGTGGAATATCTTTACGGATGGTGCTCCTAATGGAGAATCTGTTGAAGATGTGAAAAATCGAGCTCATGCTATTCTAGATAAAATTCAATCCACCCAAGGAAATGTCTTAATTTTTTCTCATGGTCATTTTTTACGCTTATTTCTTACGCAATGGTTACAAGTCCCTTCTGATCAAGCAAACCTTTTTATGTTAACTACAGCCTCTATTTCTGTATTAATTTTTGATGGTAGAATTCGAGTAATAAATACTTGGAATGATCTATGTCATTTATATGCTTAA
- a CDS encoding L-threonylcarbamoyladenylate synthase produces MKTKILTSNQLHKAVRLLHQGELVAIPTETVYGLAALISSESAISSIFAVKKRPADNPLIVHIANLKQIDQIALPPSKLFFKLAEAFFPGPLTIITPRHHDLSPLISAGLDSVAIRMPAHPIATDLIQMLGVPIVAPSANLSGRPSATDVQHVLDDFDQKISAVIDGGRTTFGVESTVISLLSNPPVILRPGSITKQEIENVLGITIDMQTSMQKGPIYSPGMKYRHYAPCIPVKLFYEREHLDSYCKKTASNRRMLLSTTPLLVENCDHYKLSTQDLYACFRHAEKNGYSEILIFNDPIAQSNIALMNRLIKASD; encoded by the coding sequence ATGAAAACAAAAATACTAACTTCTAATCAGTTACATAAAGCAGTAAGGCTTCTTCATCAGGGAGAACTTGTAGCTATTCCTACAGAAACGGTCTATGGGCTGGCTGCTCTTATTTCTTCTGAATCAGCCATCTCTTCTATTTTTGCGGTTAAAAAAAGACCAGCAGACAACCCACTTATTGTACATATTGCAAATCTTAAACAAATAGATCAAATAGCTTTGCCTCCTTCTAAACTATTTTTTAAACTAGCAGAGGCGTTCTTTCCAGGGCCGCTAACGATTATCACTCCACGTCACCATGATTTATCACCTTTGATTTCAGCAGGATTAGACTCTGTTGCTATTCGTATGCCAGCTCACCCAATTGCAACGGATCTTATCCAGATGTTAGGAGTTCCTATTGTGGCTCCTTCTGCCAACCTTTCAGGTAGACCTAGTGCAACCGATGTGCAACATGTATTAGATGATTTTGATCAGAAAATATCTGCTGTTATTGATGGGGGAAGAACCACTTTTGGAGTTGAGTCAACTGTAATTAGCTTGCTATCTAACCCACCTGTGATTTTACGCCCTGGAAGTATTACAAAACAAGAGATTGAAAATGTACTGGGTATAACTATAGATATGCAAACATCTATGCAAAAAGGACCTATTTATTCTCCTGGGATGAAGTATCGGCACTATGCCCCTTGTATTCCTGTTAAGCTCTTTTATGAAAGAGAACATCTTGATTCCTATTGTAAAAAGACAGCTTCCAATAGGCGAATGCTACTTTCTACAACCCCTCTTCTTGTAGAAAACTGTGACCATTATAAACTTAGTACACAAGATCTATATGCATGTTTTCGTCATGCAGAAAAAAATGGTTATAGTGAAATTTTAATTTTTAACGACCCTATAGCTCAAAGCAATATAGCTTTAATGAACCGGCTAATAAAAGCCTCAGATTAA
- a CDS encoding peptidylprolyl isomerase, whose protein sequence is MSKLLLYLYMVLCTISIIRAQEKNEEFSQIAAFESKEDGTIIHTSKGNITCRLYHKEAPVSVGFFIELVKGGFYTGLTFYRIVPKYVIEAGDPDGRDFRIAAEIGQSHQRGALAWLRLPNYQNPEKLSSGSQFYITLENLSDFDQEYSVFGQIIDGMDILDLLEEGDVIKNIEVFSLNEN, encoded by the coding sequence ATGAGTAAACTTCTGCTATATTTATACATGGTTCTATGTACTATATCTATTATTAGGGCGCAAGAAAAGAATGAAGAATTTTCTCAAATAGCTGCTTTTGAATCAAAAGAAGATGGAACTATTATTCATACTTCTAAGGGAAATATTACCTGTCGCCTTTACCATAAAGAGGCTCCTGTTTCTGTGGGATTTTTCATAGAATTAGTAAAAGGAGGCTTCTATACTGGTTTGACTTTTTATCGCATTGTACCCAAATATGTTATAGAAGCGGGGGATCCTGATGGGCGTGATTTTAGAATTGCAGCAGAGATAGGACAATCTCACCAGAGAGGTGCTTTAGCTTGGCTTAGGCTTCCTAATTATCAAAATCCTGAAAAGCTCTCCAGTGGCTCTCAGTTCTATATTACCTTAGAAAATCTTTCTGACTTTGACCAAGAATATTCTGTTTTTGGGCAAATAATTGATGGAATGGATATTTTAGACCTTCTTGAAGAAGGAGATGTAATAAAAAACATAGAGGTCTTTTCTCTAAATGAAAACTAA
- a CDS encoding replication-associated recombination protein A, with amino-acid sequence MITPLAERLRPTQLDEIAGQEHLLSEKGLIKTTLLQKKPLSLLLWGPPGSGKTTLALAYSKAFDARFISMSAVSHATSDVKSIIQDLQTHPLLQKQITILFVDEIHRWNKAQQDLFLPYLEAGLFILIGATTENPSFALNNALLSRFRVLQLYSLNSSSLHKIISRYEEKYTKLLLSPKAKEMLITAAQGDGRHLINLIENLEPLLTKKQLIEEQDLLLLLQKKSPLYDRQSDQHYQLISALHKSIRGSDPDAALYWLARMLNAGEDPQFLARRFIRMAVEDIGLADPQALGLALHAWEAFAQLGAPEAELALAQAAVYLALSPKSNALYVAFNQAKELAKETSHLPPPAFLINSVTKLDSELGHGEGYQYDHDLPFAFSGQNYFPQDLIRHKFYHPKSYGFEREMQKRVSYFEQLRKKNPPS; translated from the coding sequence ATGATAACTCCTCTTGCAGAGCGTTTACGCCCTACTCAATTAGATGAAATTGCAGGACAAGAGCATCTCTTGTCAGAAAAGGGATTGATAAAAACCACCCTTTTGCAAAAAAAACCGCTTTCTTTACTGCTTTGGGGACCTCCGGGTTCGGGAAAAACTACTCTTGCTCTTGCTTATTCCAAAGCATTTGATGCACGTTTTATTTCTATGAGCGCTGTTTCCCACGCAACATCTGATGTAAAAAGTATCATTCAAGATCTGCAAACACATCCCCTTTTGCAAAAGCAGATAACCATTCTTTTTGTAGATGAAATCCATCGATGGAACAAAGCTCAGCAGGACTTATTTCTTCCTTATTTAGAAGCAGGCTTATTTATACTTATTGGAGCAACTACAGAAAACCCTTCCTTTGCTTTAAATAACGCTCTTTTATCTCGGTTTAGAGTATTGCAGCTTTATTCTTTGAATTCTTCTTCATTACATAAGATTATCAGTAGGTATGAAGAAAAATACACAAAGCTTTTACTCAGTCCAAAAGCGAAAGAAATGTTAATTACCGCAGCCCAGGGCGATGGCCGGCACCTAATTAACCTAATTGAAAATCTAGAGCCTCTCCTGACGAAAAAGCAACTGATTGAAGAACAAGATCTCCTTTTGCTATTACAAAAAAAATCTCCCTTATATGATAGACAATCGGATCAACACTATCAGTTAATTTCTGCCCTGCATAAATCCATTCGAGGTTCTGATCCCGATGCAGCTCTATATTGGCTTGCCCGCATGCTAAATGCAGGAGAAGATCCGCAGTTTTTAGCGCGTCGGTTCATTCGTATGGCCGTAGAAGATATAGGTCTTGCTGATCCCCAAGCGCTTGGGCTTGCCCTTCACGCTTGGGAAGCATTTGCGCAGTTAGGAGCCCCAGAAGCAGAACTAGCTTTAGCTCAAGCGGCTGTTTACTTAGCATTAAGCCCTAAAAGCAATGCACTTTATGTTGCATTTAATCAAGCCAAAGAACTAGCTAAAGAAACCTCTCACCTTCCGCCACCCGCTTTTCTTATCAATTCTGTCACAAAGCTCGATTCCGAATTAGGACATGGAGAAGGGTATCAATATGATCACGATCTACCTTTTGCTTTTTCGGGACAAAATTATTTTCCACAAGATTTGATAAGGCACAAGTTTTATCACCCTAAGTCTTACGGTTTTGAAAGAGAGATGCAGAAACGGGTAAGTTACTTCGAACAACTTCGAAAAAAAAACCCTCCCTCTTAG
- a CDS encoding Fe-Mn family superoxide dismutase gives MYKKILFFLSIATIHLEAALENPLEYKAKEFSYLIGKTRFKDDLLNMHFQLYQGYIKNTNLLLTRLKELESQGKELSYEYGALKRRFAWEYDGMRLHELYFANLGGKEPINPSSSLYQGIVKEFGSYEKWKQSFVATGKMRGIGWVILYQDLKDNRLINTWIDEHDLGHLAGGEPLLVMDVFEHAYITQYRLNREQYIDDFFHAIDWEIVEGRYNKPS, from the coding sequence ATGTACAAGAAAATACTGTTTTTTTTATCCATTGCAACGATTCACTTGGAAGCTGCTTTGGAGAATCCATTAGAGTATAAGGCAAAAGAATTTTCTTATCTAATTGGTAAAACAAGATTTAAGGATGATTTGTTAAATATGCACTTTCAACTTTATCAAGGGTATATTAAAAACACTAATCTTCTACTAACTCGTTTAAAAGAGCTAGAGAGTCAAGGAAAAGAGCTCAGTTATGAATATGGAGCGCTTAAAAGACGTTTTGCTTGGGAATATGACGGTATGCGCTTACATGAGTTATATTTTGCAAATCTAGGAGGAAAAGAGCCTATTAATCCTTCTTCTTCTTTATATCAAGGGATTGTTAAAGAGTTTGGCTCTTATGAAAAGTGGAAACAAAGTTTTGTGGCAACTGGGAAGATGCGCGGGATTGGCTGGGTTATTTTATATCAAGACTTAAAAGACAATCGCTTAATTAATACTTGGATAGATGAACATGATTTAGGCCATCTTGCAGGGGGAGAGCCTTTGCTGGTAATGGATGTTTTCGAACATGCATACATTACCCAGTATAGACTTAATAGAGAGCAATACATAGATGATTTTTTTCATGCAATTGATTGGGAGATTGTAGAGGGTAGATATAACAAGCCATCATGA
- a CDS encoding SET domain-containing protein has translation MNDLPFAKSVSSINVCQIMKLTAVLQEHKEIPITSPACFGQVFAVEYTNCLVFHSLDLEKKVQKKLSRRFLNKKEKWLGCFYAKEMLLGCPVQLTIAWINQKAGYGVFANQEIARNTCIGEYTGLIRKRSWFEGDNNIYCFEYPILEYKRSPYVIDARSMGNHTRFINHSTEPNIDSVLAYHQEKRHIILYANKDIPKGSQLCYDYGPNYWKNRGPFIQF, from the coding sequence ATGAATGATTTGCCTTTTGCTAAAAGTGTATCTTCTATTAATGTTTGCCAGATTATGAAATTGACAGCGGTTTTACAAGAGCATAAAGAAATACCTATTACTAGCCCAGCTTGTTTTGGGCAAGTGTTTGCTGTTGAATACACGAATTGTTTAGTTTTTCATTCGCTAGATCTAGAAAAGAAAGTGCAAAAGAAATTATCCAGACGATTTTTAAACAAAAAAGAAAAGTGGTTAGGGTGCTTTTATGCTAAAGAGATGCTTTTGGGCTGCCCAGTACAATTAACCATTGCTTGGATTAATCAAAAAGCGGGCTATGGGGTATTTGCTAATCAGGAAATTGCCAGAAATACTTGCATTGGAGAGTATACGGGGTTAATCCGCAAACGCTCTTGGTTTGAAGGAGATAATAATATTTACTGTTTTGAGTATCCCATTTTAGAATATAAGAGAAGTCCTTATGTAATTGATGCACGTTCAATGGGAAATCATACGCGTTTTATCAATCATAGTACTGAGCCAAACATAGATTCTGTTTTAGCTTATCATCAAGAAAAACGACACATTATTCTCTATGCAAATAAAGACATACCTAAGGGCTCACAGCTATGTTATGACTATGGCCCGAATTATTGGAAAAACAGAGGGCCTTTTATACAATTTTAA
- a CDS encoding class I SAM-dependent methyltransferase has protein sequence MLQLFYSCDLFQKCDLALKKVYRFRNPFTISKIFFKKKEAKEVDVYGEIPLTSLLLIAKECKIAPHDHVFELGCGRGRAAFFLRNVLLCNVTAVDFIPFFVLNAQKIVERLNIERLTFICNDIQYIDLSHATCIYLYGTCLSDSVIKQLCISLPKKVKIITLSYPLRDYHKEFKTLKQFAVPVPWGKIEVFLNQK, from the coding sequence GTGTTGCAACTATTTTATAGCTGCGATTTATTTCAAAAGTGCGACCTTGCTCTGAAAAAAGTTTACCGCTTCCGCAATCCTTTTACCATTTCAAAAATATTCTTTAAAAAAAAAGAGGCAAAGGAAGTAGATGTTTATGGGGAGATCCCTCTAACATCACTTTTACTCATTGCTAAAGAATGCAAAATAGCGCCTCATGACCATGTATTTGAACTAGGTTGTGGTAGAGGCAGAGCTGCTTTTTTCCTGAGAAATGTGTTGCTCTGCAATGTTACTGCAGTTGACTTTATTCCTTTTTTTGTATTAAACGCACAAAAAATTGTAGAAAGACTTAATATAGAACGCTTAACATTTATATGTAATGATATTCAATACATAGATTTAAGCCATGCTACGTGTATTTATCTTTATGGAACGTGCTTATCGGATAGTGTGATTAAGCAGCTATGTATATCCTTACCTAAAAAAGTCAAGATCATTACACTAAGTTATCCTTTAAGGGATTATCATAAAGAGTTTAAGACACTCAAGCAGTTTGCTGTTCCTGTGCCTTGGGGAAAAATCGAAGTATTCTTAAACCAGAAGTAG